From a single Nostoc sp. MS1 genomic region:
- a CDS encoding GNAT family N-acetyltransferase produces the protein MTIKSIYKSNFLSCCLEYLRRFYLNKINIQLTLTYWFFDPSRRKPVTAAAESVSHQFRVRAATSADLTGISQIIAESFHSQNGFWGWAFPLLRLGIYEDFRHRLLSPAPHHLCLVAVETTDNGIEKLVGTVEIGVRFNDYWTQSGKSFPYLSNLAVHPKYRRHGVASQLLLKCEQVSQEWGFQDLYLHVLENNYQARQLYFKLGYRVHKVDSQWNNFFFKRSQQILLHKHINISSVS, from the coding sequence ATGACTATTAAATCAATTTACAAGTCCAATTTTCTCAGTTGCTGTTTAGAATATTTGAGAAGATTTTATTTGAATAAGATTAATATTCAACTAACCTTGACATACTGGTTTTTTGATCCATCCCGCCGCAAGCCAGTTACAGCAGCAGCAGAGTCTGTTTCTCACCAATTCCGGGTTCGTGCTGCCACATCTGCTGATTTGACTGGTATTTCTCAGATTATTGCCGAAAGTTTTCACTCTCAGAATGGTTTCTGGGGATGGGCCTTTCCACTACTACGTTTAGGGATTTATGAGGATTTCAGGCATCGCCTTCTGTCACCCGCTCCTCATCACCTCTGTTTGGTGGCTGTGGAAACTACCGATAACGGCATTGAGAAGTTAGTGGGAACTGTAGAAATTGGTGTACGTTTTAATGATTACTGGACACAATCAGGTAAAAGTTTTCCTTACCTGTCGAACTTAGCTGTTCATCCCAAATATCGGCGGCATGGAGTGGCTTCACAGTTACTTCTCAAATGTGAACAAGTTTCTCAGGAATGGGGATTTCAAGACTTGTACCTCCACGTTCTAGAAAACAACTACCAAGCACGGCAACTTTATTTTAAGCTGGGCTATCGCGTACACAAGGTTGATTCGCAGTGGAATAATTTTTTCTTTAAGCGCTCTCAACAGATTTTGCTCCATAAACACATCAATATTAGTTCAGTTAGCTAA
- a CDS encoding response regulator gives MKSPVNSKPKILVVDDEPDNLDLLYRTFYRDYKVLRAISGPAALDLLAQEGDVAVIISDQRMPIMSGTEFLSLTATQYPDIIRIILTGYTDVEDLVEAINAGKVFKYVTKPWEAEELKAVVRQALDTHNVLKARTRELTRTLRQESLLNTVTNTIRSALDYRQILQAIVDTVGHMLEVDVCLLRPFQDGQLVDEGFTYQKTASSATTNIINDTAPLTLVAETVWETHEVQIIHDVTGDERIHGVQRRSDAFAAADIRSSLIVPLICQQELMAVLALHQCSQGRIWGEEEVQLVSMVADQAALALSQAYAYEQVRALAKRESLINTITTAIRSSLNPEDIFAAITQQLGQALQVDGCVLSLWTEDDEFVKCVGLYDSSQHGRDFRENHHHVIQELPESHTPILENPILQEILRTHEPVIITDINQSAWETKGFDLPLKMPAQSLMLVPLLADGKCIGSITLREGKKSRNWLASDIELTKAVAAQAAIAVQQANLYQKTREQAERLLQLDKQKTEFFQNISHEFRTPITLIQGPLESAVGAGEGLSYAQSAIALRNSRRLLRLVNQLLDLQRLDAGRMQPNFRPCDLVDFVSQIAESFRPYSEKKALNLVTQLDECPQVYIDMEKFDKVVYNLLSNAMKFTPEGGTITVKLASQGNHCILQVEDTGIGIVKEQIPYLFERFRQAEGSENRSYEGSGLGLALVKELVELHGGKVTVESVYGKGTTFTLWLLAGNTHLPTQQVLDTPTELTTSRASVELADLELVETTSDDLHIDTTSHSPLPTPHSQLPTPHSPLSTHTILVVDDNPDLRTYVSDILRRSGYQVYTARNGYEGFGKAQEISPNLIITDLMMPLVTGVEMIRMIRNEDQIKGTPIILLTAKVDEETRIESTENGADAYLAKPFNDRELLAEVRNLLALKENERRVLELNTYLTESVLKRFLPPALVSKAAAGALSLDLRPEPRLITVLFSDIVGFTQLANTLRSRRVAELLNEYLETMTRAVFDNGGTVDKFMGDAILALYGAPEELTPNEQVRRAVNTAKAMQRTLVQLNQRWRDQGIFDSHADGGVQFRCGIHQGTAVVGMFGSAERADYTAIGPSVNIAARLQAAAVPGTILVSAAVADYLQDEEITKGSPLKLKGVDETVLTFVVKSELMANS, from the coding sequence ATGAAATCCCCAGTAAACAGTAAGCCTAAAATATTGGTTGTTGACGATGAACCAGACAACCTTGACTTGCTTTACCGCACCTTTTATCGTGACTACAAGGTGCTGAGGGCTATATCTGGCCCTGCGGCACTGGATTTGCTGGCGCAAGAGGGAGATGTCGCTGTGATCATCTCCGATCAGCGAATGCCGATTATGAGTGGTACAGAATTTTTGAGTTTAACAGCTACACAATACCCAGATATTATTCGGATTATTTTAACTGGTTATACTGACGTAGAAGACTTAGTAGAAGCAATTAATGCTGGTAAAGTATTCAAATATGTCACCAAACCTTGGGAAGCTGAAGAACTCAAAGCTGTAGTCCGCCAAGCCCTTGATACTCATAATGTCTTGAAAGCACGCACGCGGGAATTAACGCGCACCCTGCGGCAAGAGTCGCTGCTGAACACAGTTACTAATACCATCCGCAGCGCCTTAGACTATCGACAAATTTTGCAGGCAATTGTCGATACAGTCGGTCATATGTTAGAGGTAGATGTCTGTCTATTACGTCCCTTTCAAGATGGGCAATTAGTAGACGAAGGGTTTACCTATCAAAAAACTGCATCATCTGCAACCACAAATATCATCAATGATACTGCTCCCTTGACTTTGGTGGCTGAAACTGTCTGGGAAACCCACGAAGTGCAGATTATTCATGATGTAACAGGCGATGAGCGCATTCACGGAGTACAGCGCAGAAGTGATGCTTTTGCGGCGGCTGATATTCGTTCTAGTTTAATTGTGCCTTTAATTTGCCAACAAGAATTAATGGCAGTCTTGGCACTACATCAATGTTCTCAAGGGCGTATCTGGGGGGAAGAAGAAGTACAGTTAGTTTCGATGGTAGCAGATCAAGCTGCCTTGGCTTTGTCGCAGGCTTATGCCTACGAACAGGTAAGGGCGCTGGCAAAGCGGGAGTCTTTAATTAATACAATTACAACAGCTATTCGTTCTAGCCTTAACCCTGAAGATATTTTTGCAGCTATTACCCAACAACTGGGGCAAGCCTTACAAGTTGATGGTTGTGTTCTTTCTTTGTGGACTGAAGACGATGAATTTGTTAAGTGTGTGGGGTTGTATGATAGCTCTCAACATGGCCGAGATTTTAGAGAAAATCATCATCATGTAATACAGGAATTACCTGAATCTCACACGCCAATTTTAGAAAATCCGATTTTACAAGAAATATTAAGGACACATGAGCCTGTAATAATTACGGATATAAATCAGTCCGCTTGGGAAACCAAGGGCTTTGACTTACCATTGAAAATGCCAGCGCAATCGCTTATGCTTGTGCCTTTATTGGCAGATGGTAAATGTATCGGTAGTATTACCCTCCGAGAAGGGAAGAAAAGCCGGAACTGGTTAGCGTCTGATATTGAACTGACAAAAGCTGTAGCTGCACAAGCGGCGATCGCAGTACAACAAGCAAATTTATACCAAAAAACCCGCGAACAAGCCGAGCGCTTGCTGCAATTAGATAAACAAAAAACCGAATTTTTCCAGAATATATCCCATGAATTTCGCACACCCATCACCTTAATTCAAGGGCCATTAGAATCGGCTGTAGGAGCGGGTGAGGGGTTATCTTATGCCCAAAGTGCGATCGCTTTGCGTAACTCCCGGCGACTGTTGCGGCTAGTCAATCAACTACTAGATTTGCAACGCCTCGATGCTGGAAGAATGCAGCCAAATTTCCGTCCCTGTGACTTGGTTGATTTTGTCAGTCAAATTGCCGAATCATTTCGTCCCTACTCCGAGAAAAAGGCACTAAATCTAGTTACCCAATTAGATGAATGCCCCCAAGTATATATAGACATGGAAAAATTTGACAAAGTGGTTTATAACCTCTTGTCAAATGCCATGAAATTTACGCCAGAAGGTGGGACAATCACCGTCAAGCTGGCATCTCAAGGCAACCACTGTATATTGCAAGTCGAAGATACAGGTATTGGTATTGTTAAAGAACAAATCCCCTATCTGTTTGAACGTTTCCGCCAAGCCGAAGGTTCAGAAAACCGTTCCTATGAAGGTAGTGGTTTAGGTTTAGCTTTAGTTAAAGAATTAGTAGAACTACATGGTGGTAAAGTCACTGTTGAATCAGTCTATGGTAAAGGCACAACTTTTACCCTGTGGTTGCTGGCTGGGAATACTCACCTACCTACACAGCAAGTATTAGACACCCCGACAGAACTCACCACCAGCCGCGCCAGTGTAGAACTAGCTGACTTGGAACTGGTAGAAACAACATCAGATGATTTACATATAGACACCACTTCCCACTCCCCACTCCCCACTCCCCATTCCCAACTCCCCACTCCCCACTCCCCACTTAGTACTCATACCATCCTCGTTGTTGACGACAACCCCGATTTACGGACTTACGTTTCAGATATCCTCCGTCGTAGTGGCTATCAAGTCTATACAGCTCGTAATGGTTATGAAGGATTTGGTAAAGCTCAGGAAATCTCACCCAACCTCATCATTACTGATTTGATGATGCCTTTGGTGACGGGAGTAGAAATGATTCGGATGATTCGCAATGAAGATCAAATCAAAGGAACACCAATCATCTTACTAACGGCTAAAGTTGATGAAGAAACCCGCATCGAAAGTACAGAAAATGGGGCTGATGCTTATTTAGCTAAACCATTTAATGATCGGGAACTTCTGGCAGAGGTTCGGAATCTTTTAGCCTTGAAAGAAAATGAAAGGCGAGTCTTGGAGTTAAACACTTACCTCACAGAATCAGTTCTCAAACGCTTTTTACCCCCTGCATTGGTTTCAAAAGCTGCTGCGGGTGCGTTAAGCTTAGACTTACGGCCAGAGCCACGCTTAATTACGGTGCTGTTTAGTGACATCGTTGGTTTTACACAGTTAGCCAATACTCTCAGATCCCGCCGAGTGGCAGAATTACTCAATGAGTATTTGGAAACCATGACCAGGGCTGTGTTTGATAATGGTGGCACTGTTGATAAGTTTATGGGGGATGCTATCCTCGCTCTCTACGGAGCGCCGGAAGAACTTACCCCAAATGAACAGGTGCGTCGAGCCGTAAATACAGCTAAAGCAATGCAACGCACCTTAGTTCAATTAAATCAGCGCTGGCGTGATCAAGGAATCTTTGATTCTCACGCTGATGGTGGTGTACAGTTTCGCTGCGGTATTCACCAAGGGACGGCTGTTGTGGGTATGTTTGGCAGTGCTGAACGTGCCGACTATACAGCAATTGGCCCTAGTGTAAATATTGCTGCTCGATTGCAAGCGGCGGCTGTCCCAGGTACAATTTTGGTTTCTGCGGCTGTGGCAGATTACTTACAAGACGAAGAAATTACTAAAGGTAGTCCGCTAAAACTTAAAGGAGTAGATGAAACCGTTCTGACCTTTGTTGTTAAATCAGAATTAATGGCTAATAGCTAA